In Miscanthus floridulus cultivar M001 chromosome 8, ASM1932011v1, whole genome shotgun sequence, the sequence ATTACCTTGCATGCGTGTGAGCCAATCGTGTGCATGCAAGATCAAGAAGGAAACTACtattttgattgattgattgatccgaTCAATCCTGCCATCAGCGCCCTTAGGAATCACGCAAGGATTACATCACGCGACGATCATCTCGCACTGCCAGTTAAGCAACCGTCCTCCCTATGCACACCGCACGTCCTCACCCTCGTGCGCAGTGCCCTCGCACTTGCCCTACGCGCCGCCCTCACCTCCTCGCCACTCGTCCTCGACGTTGCCTGTCGCACACGCCGTCGCGCCCATCGCCGTCGCCTTGTCCGCACCGGCCCGCTTCCTCGTCCTCAACGCTGTCAGGCTTGACTTCCTCCTCGCCGCTATAGTGGAGAGGCAACATCAACGGATCATGCACCGCCTATGTTTCAATCCAAGTGTTCCCTCCCTTCCTATTGTTCATGATCCGGTGAATCCGtattgttcatcttcctggtcgTGTTCAAGGCAGAAGGCACACGGGTGGTTCAGAAGAAGTTTCGTTATCGAATACAACAGATGGTCCTTGGGTCATTTGACCATCTTTGTTATTGTTTTAGAAGAGCGTTAAAATAGCTAATTTAAATTCTCTCCACCAGCAGTCACAGTATATTACTGTACTTGAAATTTTGCTGTATTTGCCTTTATAGTGTATTGATCAACGGCGCACAGGCGGATTGATCATATGGAGGTCTAAAGTGTAATGGTGGATTACCGAGGGAGCAATGCAAAGGCCTCTGAAATCTCAAACTCTGAATGGTGCctcatgcccagtgaagggggggggggggggggggggagatggtCCGTTCTTCCTCCCAGATGCCTCCAGGCCTGTTTGCCTTGTGTACTGCCTGTGGAATTGTCCAGGTATTCTTTTTGTCCTATGCATCAGTTGCCACGGATCCGATTCTGACATTTTGATGGCACATCCTGTTGTAGAATTAATTTGCTCAATATAAGTATACAATTTATAGATTGAAAAAAGCAATCCAGTGTTGGGGTGATATATTGGCGTTGGGGTGATAACCGTGATATTCTAATAGAAAATGGTTTGTGACTATATGTTTACATAATATGACTTGCATCTACTACAACTTTTTTTGTTTGGAAAATAACATGAACGATAAAAATAAATTGAAGTCCTAACGTATAATATTTGCAGGCTATGGAAATAATTTGTTTCTTCTGAACTTGAGGAAAATAAAGTAGATCGATGGTAGAAAAAAATATTGCCTGATCTGGACTGAGATTCTATGTACTATCTGGTAGTTTAATGTGGACTATATCAGGCACAAAACATGTATCATCTTGGCATTAGTTCTGAATGCCTAAATCAGATTTTTCTTAATTTGGCGCTGTAATACCCtagaatttataaaaaaataatatgctGGCTGAGTAGagtaaagagaagaaaaaaataacttTTTGAACCATAAGTCGTATGGACGATCAGAGACCGTGATTATGTAGATCTTGTCGAAATGAATCCGTTTGACTACCAACATGTTTTGTTTGGAGGTCAGATGAATTTTGGGACAAGCTGTTAAATTTGGGACATGCAAAATAGATTTGTCACATCTTGATTTTAGATTGGCTACTAGACGTTTGGTGGTATTATTTGTCCCGTTGCAACGCAACGGGGAAACAACTAACTCTatgatttaactatttctatatattgCTGATGCTGAATCTTGACACAAACACTTtggataccttattctatagTATATGTCTGCGTGGAATAGATAGTCACACACATTTATACGGTGAGTacaacatactttgttttaaggtTTTGAGAGAGATTTTTCAAGACACGCAGTATTACCCATATGGtgggcactaatatttacatatatactctaaCATGTGTACATGATGGTATGGAGATACGGCGGAACTTATTCGTGCATTTATTGGTGCATGAAAAAATGGATATGGGAGATTTATTCCAGTctatataaaacattatcttaaccgcatcacggaaaggtctatacaatatggtttgtgagcctgcgatgccGCGCTCTACgtgattgtgttaatttcacaaattttgctttttgaattaaatgtcactttaacgttggtatttaattttatagtattgttatcttatcgtgcgatccgtgtgcttttagtataaaatgttagctatcccgtagcaacgcacggacacgaaCCTAGTGAATGATAAAATTGTAAAAATTTAGTGGCATGAACGCCACATAGATGTTAAAGTAAACAAATCAACACTAATTAGATAGGTTTAAATCTCTAGTGAACTACTTAGTAAGTCTAGCTAGGTACCCGGATATTGCAAATTTAGTCTACGGGCCTAAGATGACACCACTGGACTAGTTTTAGGACTGCTAAATACTTTTATATGACAAATGAAGTAAATGGTTTTTTTGGGAAACTTGGAGAATTCCATTGAAGATCATGCAAACAGCACAAAGTCATGAACACAGACGAACTGCTTATATAACGAAAAAGAAGGAAAACAGCTGCTTAATAAAGTTTATATGAATACATCTTGGATCCGTTCTTCATTTCAGTTTGAGCTGAACAATTCCATTTGTCTATAGAAACGACGCTGATCGACGATTAACCCTACCAGAGAACAAGTAGTCGAAACTCAACACAAGAAGATTTGACACGTctctaggccctgtttagttccggCCAGATTCGGCGCCGGCTGAATTCGCCCGCACTGTAGAtacactgtagcgttttgtttttatttggtaataattgtctaatcgttgactaattaggctcaaaacgttcgtctagcaaagtacaaccaaactgtgcaattagtttttgatttcgtcaatatttagtactccatacatgtaccgtaagtttgatgtgacgggaaatcttctttttgcatagtgtcaaagttgagaGTTTTTTGAACTAAACAAGGGTAGTTACTTTGCTCACCTATCGCACGTGCAGCACCACTGATCGATGTGACACGTACACGTCATCAGGAACACGGAACGGAACTGGCATCTGACGAATTAAATTAAAGCTAGCCGGCCGATCGATGTCATCATCAAGGGAACTGGAAGCCAGCGCTGCGGCCGCCGGCGCTGGCCTCCGGCGGGCTGATGGCGACCCAGAGCAGGGAGATAGTGATGGAGATGAGTCCCGACCAAACGAAGACGATGGTGGGTGTCTTGCCGCGGCGGCCCATGAGCCCCTTGGCGAAGGGGTAGAGGTGCGCCAGCACCCAGAAGCTGAAGAAGCCGCCGCCGATGAACTTGCCCCAGCGCGGGTTGTCGCTGTAGACGGTGCGCGCGAAGGCGAAGGCGATGGCGATGAGGTTGATCATGCCGATGGTGATGGGCGGGATGAGCAGCGAGGACCACTTCACCACGTAGAGGTCGGCGTAGATGTCCTCGTTGTCTTCCGCCGCCGCCTTGGCCGTGAGGGTGAAGGAGATCTCGATGCCGGCCATGACCTTGAGCAGCCCCTGCACCACGGCGTACAGGTGCGCGCTCGTTCCGGAGATGAGCCAGAACTGCTCGTTGCGCCACCAGTCCTCGAGCTCGATGCCGGACCACTTGACCTCGAGGATGCCCAGCGCGATGAGGGTGATGGTGATGGTGAGCAGGTAGCAGAGGAAGGCGACGTTGAGCGTCTGCACGATGAAGAAGCCCGAGAAGAGGGACAGCGCCGGGATGAAGCAGTAGACCAGCAGGAAGATGGAGGTGAAGGGGTAGATGCCGACGTTGAGGTAGGCCACCCGCTGCAGGAACATGAGCCTCCGCGACGCCAGGAAGGCGTTGTTCCGGGAGAAGAAGATCTCCACGGAGCCGGTGGCCCAGCGCAGCACCTGGTGGAGGCGGTCCGTCATGTTGATGGGCGCCGTGCCCAGGAACGCGTCGCGCTTGGGGATGCAGTAGACGGAGCGCCACCCGCGGTTGTGCATGCGGTAGCCGCTCACCACGTCCTCCGTCACGGAGCCGTAGATCCAGCCCACGCGGTCCCCCCACTCCGTCTTGTCCTCGTACCAGCAGGAGATGACGGACACGGCCTCCGCCACGGTCGGCGGGTCCAGCGGCGGCCGGGGCACCGTCAGCGACCCGGGGGGACGCCCGTGCTGCACGGCCGGGTGGTCCGCCAGCGGCCGCGCCTGGAACTCGGCCACGGGGATGGACGCCATCAGCGCCGACGAGTTGCCGAACCGCCTGGGCACAATCATCGACGTGAGCTCGGCGTCGAAGTCCACCGCCCCACCCTGCCCCTGCTTGTGGTTGAGCGACTGCGTGTCCGTCTCGCCCGCCGGGTCCGCCACCTTGCTGAGCgtcaccttcttcttcttgaagagcAAGCCGGTGTACTCGGTGGTGCGCGGCGGGTCGAAGCCGTAGAGCGCGAAGCGGCGGAACATGCAGCCCGTGCCGACGTACATGGGGCCCTGCAGGCCGTCCAGCGCGCGCATGTTGCCGTCGAAGAAGACGGTGTTGTTGTTGGCGTAGCGGTCGGAGGGGTCGATGCCCTCGAAGCGCTGCGGGAACTGGATGTAGGCGATGCGCTCGCCGCCGCGGTCCATCACGAAGCACATGGCCTCGCGGATAGCCTGCGCGTTGTTGATGTAGTGGTCGCAGTCGAAGTTGAGGATGAAGGGCCCGTTGGACATCACGGCGGAGCAGCGCACCAGGGCGTTCATGGCGCCGGCCTTCTTGTTGTGGTCGTAGCCGGGACGCTTCTCGCGGGACATGTACACCAGCATCGGGAGACGGATGTCCACGTCGCTGAAGTCGATCAGCTGCTCGTCGTCGTGCATCCCGTACAGTGGGTCGGGAGAAGGAGGCTTCAGCATCACCTGCAGATTGTCAATTGCCATGCATACATTACATCACCTGCCAATTGCCAATTGTGGCGACGTGTGTGTGTAGGCTA encodes:
- the LOC136477276 gene encoding cellulose synthase-like protein D3 yields the protein MSNPPQKKAIRNPGAGASGPAGNTVKFARRTASGRYVSLSREDIDMEGELAADYTNYTVQIPPTPDNQPMMDQASVAMKAEEQYVSNSLFTGGFNSVTRAHLMDKVIESEVTHPQMAGSRGSRCAMPACDGKVMRNERGEDIDPCECRFKICRDCYLDAQKDGCICPGCKEHYKIGEYAEDDPNDASLGKHYLPGPGGGMMNNSKSLLARNQNGEFDHNRWLFESSGTYGYGNAFWPKGGMYDDDLDDEGGPGGGGGGDGMLPEQKPFKPLTRKIPMPTSIISPYRIFIVIRMFVLLFYLTWRVRNPNMEALWLWGMSIVCEIWFAFSWLLDMLPKVNPVNRSTDLAVLKEKFETPSPSNPHGRSDLPGLDVFVSTADPEKEPVLTTATTILSILAADYPVEKLACYVSDDGGALLTFEAMAEAASFANIWVPFCKKHDIEPRQPDSYFSIKGDPTKGKRRSDFVKDRRKVKREFDEFKVRINGLPDSIRRRSDAFNAREDMKMLKHLRETGADPAEQPKVKKATWMADGTHWPGTWAVSAPDHAKGNHAGILQVMLKPPSPDPLYGMHDDEQLIDFSDVDIRLPMLVYMSREKRPGYDHNKKAGAMNALVRCSAVMSNGPFILNFDCDHYINNAQAIREAMCFVMDRGGERIAYIQFPQRFEGIDPSDRYANNNTVFFDGNMRALDGLQGPMYVGTGCMFRRFALYGFDPPRTTEYTGLLFKKKKVTLSKVADPAGETDTQSLNHKQGQGGAVDFDAELTSMIVPRRFGNSSALMASIPVAEFQARPLADHPAVQHGRPPGSLTVPRPPLDPPTVAEAVSVISCWYEDKTEWGDRVGWIYGSVTEDVVSGYRMHNRGWRSVYCIPKRDAFLGTAPINMTDRLHQVLRWATGSVEIFFSRNNAFLASRRLMFLQRVAYLNVGIYPFTSIFLLVYCFIPALSLFSGFFIVQTLNVAFLCYLLTITITLIALGILEVKWSGIELEDWWRNEQFWLISGTSAHLYAVVQGLLKVMAGIEISFTLTAKAAAEDNEDIYADLYVVKWSSLLIPPITIGMINLIAIAFAFARTVYSDNPRWGKFIGGGFFSFWVLAHLYPFAKGLMGRRGKTPTIVFVWSGLISITISLLWVAISPPEASAGGRSAGFQFP